A genome region from Pseudomonas sp. N3-W includes the following:
- the ybgF gene encoding tol-pal system protein YbgF yields MRTCRRAVTVLALSLAPLAVWAAVPVVDDNSGYNNSGSSYPPAGYGTNGAYAGGGVSAPVSAQGELFNQLQQMQEQISRQQGVIEVLQNDVARMKQENLERYQDLDRRIGTGVAPAATPDNSSTGGNLNAPSAAAGAGAVAAQAPAASSEPGDPAKEKLYYDAAFDLIKAKDFDKASQAFAAFLRKYPNSQYAGNAQYWLGEVNLAKGDLQGAGQAFAKVSQLYPKHAKVPDSLYKLADVERRLGHTDKVKGILQQVVSQYPGTSAAQLAQRDLQRM; encoded by the coding sequence ATGCGAACGTGCCGTCGTGCTGTAACTGTTCTGGCTCTCAGTCTCGCACCGCTTGCGGTGTGGGCTGCGGTTCCTGTGGTCGATGACAACTCCGGTTATAACAATAGCGGGAGCAGTTATCCGCCTGCGGGTTACGGTACGAACGGCGCCTATGCCGGGGGAGGGGTTTCGGCCCCTGTCTCGGCACAGGGCGAGCTGTTCAACCAACTGCAACAAATGCAGGAGCAGATCTCGCGTCAACAGGGTGTGATCGAAGTTCTGCAAAATGATGTAGCGCGCATGAAGCAGGAAAACCTGGAGCGATACCAGGATCTTGATCGGCGCATAGGAACCGGCGTTGCACCAGCCGCGACTCCTGATAATTCTTCCACTGGTGGCAACCTCAATGCCCCCAGTGCAGCAGCAGGTGCAGGAGCGGTAGCCGCCCAAGCCCCGGCCGCGAGCAGCGAACCGGGTGATCCGGCGAAGGAAAAGCTCTATTACGATGCTGCCTTCGACCTGATCAAAGCCAAGGACTTCGACAAGGCCAGCCAGGCCTTCGCCGCTTTCCTGCGCAAATACCCGAACAGCCAATACGCGGGCAACGCCCAGTACTGGTTGGGCGAAGTCAACTTGGCCAAAGGCGATCTGCAAGGTGCAGGTCAGGCGTTTGCCAAGGTTTCGCAGCTGTACCCCAAGCACGCCAAAGTGCCTGATTCGCTGTACAAGCTGGCTGACGTAGAACGCCGCCTTGGTCATACCGACAAGGTAAAAGGTATTCTGCAACAGGTAGTGTCCCAATATCCGGGCACTTCCGCCGCGCAGCTGGCCCAGCGCGATTTGCAGCGCATGTAA
- a CDS encoding cold-shock protein translates to MSTRQSGTVKWFNDEKGFGFITPESGPDLFVHFRAIQGNGFKSLKEGQKVTFIAVQGQKGMQADEVQAEA, encoded by the coding sequence ATGTCCACACGTCAGAGCGGTACCGTCAAGTGGTTTAACGACGAGAAAGGTTTTGGTTTTATCACTCCAGAAAGCGGTCCGGATCTGTTTGTGCATTTCCGCGCTATTCAGGGCAACGGCTTCAAGAGCTTGAAAGAAGGCCAGAAAGTGACTTTCATCGCCGTGCAAGGCCAGAAAGGCATGCAGGCTGACGAAGTACAAGCAGAAGCCTAA
- the queE gene encoding 7-carboxy-7-deazaguanine synthase QueE has product MQDTLRITEVFYSLQGETRTAGLPTVFVRLTGCPLRCQYCDSAYAFSGGTVRSLDDILEQVAGFRPRYVCVTGGEPLAQPNAIPLLKQLCDAGYEVSLETSGALDISAVDSRVSRVVDLKTPGSKEAHRNRYENIELLTPNDQVKFVICSREDYDWAVSKLIQYGLERRAGEVLFSPSHHDLNARDLADWVVADNLPVRLQLQLHKYLWNDEPGR; this is encoded by the coding sequence ATGCAAGACACATTGAGAATCACCGAAGTTTTCTACTCTTTGCAGGGGGAAACGCGGACTGCCGGGCTGCCCACTGTTTTTGTGCGCCTGACCGGTTGCCCATTGCGTTGCCAATACTGCGACAGTGCCTACGCCTTCAGTGGCGGCACGGTGCGCTCACTCGACGACATACTCGAGCAAGTGGCCGGTTTTCGCCCGCGTTACGTCTGTGTGACCGGCGGCGAGCCGCTGGCCCAACCCAACGCCATCCCATTGCTAAAGCAGTTGTGCGACGCCGGTTACGAAGTGTCACTGGAAACCAGTGGGGCTCTGGACATCTCGGCCGTCGATTCGCGGGTCAGTCGCGTTGTCGACTTGAAAACCCCGGGTTCAAAAGAAGCACACCGTAATCGCTACGAGAATATCGAACTGCTGACGCCGAATGATCAGGTGAAATTCGTCATCTGCTCCCGGGAAGACTATGACTGGGCCGTGTCCAAGCTGATCCAGTACGGTCTTGAGCGACGTGCCGGCGAAGTGCTGTTTTCGCCGAGTCACCACGACCTGAATGCACGGGACCTGGCTGACTGGGTGGTGGCGGACAACCTGCCAGTACGCCTGCAATTGCAGTTGCATAAATATCTTTGGAATGACGAGCCGGGGCGCTGA
- the queC gene encoding 7-cyano-7-deazaguanine synthase QueC — translation MTEQLNTTEKRAVILLSGGLDSATVVAMARAEGYRCYTMSFDYGQRHRAELHAAERVARDLGVIEHKVIGLNLDGIGGSALTDSSIDVPEAPSEGIPVTYVPARNTVFLSLALGWAEVLGARDIFIGVNAVDYSGYPDCRPEFVEAFERMANLATKAGVEGNGFRIQAPLQNMSKAQIVQAGVKLGVDYGLTVSCYQADDNGHACGKCDSCRLRAEGFAAAGVSDPTPYF, via the coding sequence ATGACTGAACAACTGAATACCACTGAAAAACGTGCAGTGATCCTGCTGTCCGGTGGCCTGGACTCGGCGACAGTGGTGGCCATGGCTCGCGCTGAAGGCTATCGCTGCTACACCATGAGCTTCGACTACGGTCAGCGCCATCGCGCCGAACTGCATGCTGCCGAGCGTGTGGCTCGTGACTTGGGTGTGATCGAGCACAAGGTGATCGGCCTGAACCTCGACGGCATCGGTGGCTCGGCATTGACTGACAGCTCCATTGACGTGCCAGAGGCTCCGAGCGAAGGCATCCCGGTGACTTATGTGCCCGCACGCAACACCGTGTTTCTGTCCCTGGCATTGGGCTGGGCCGAAGTGCTCGGCGCCCGTGACATCTTCATTGGTGTGAATGCGGTGGATTACTCCGGTTACCCGGATTGCCGTCCAGAATTCGTCGAAGCCTTCGAGCGCATGGCCAATCTGGCGACCAAGGCCGGTGTCGAGGGCAATGGTTTCCGTATCCAGGCGCCGCTGCAAAACATGAGCAAGGCACAGATCGTCCAGGCTGGTGTGAAGCTGGGCGTTGATTATGGGCTGACTGTTTCCTGCTATCAGGCCGACGATAATGGCCATGCGTGCGGCAAATGTGACAGCTGCAGACTGCGTGCAGAAGGCTTTGCGGCAGCCGGTGTGAGTGACCCAACACCTTATTTTTGA
- a CDS encoding iron ABC transporter permease produces MANLAIAVKPERRTPFGLLFVCCCVALLVLVPLAFTLKQAASFGYQDAIELVFRPLVGELALNTLFIVVAATVASAVIGTAVAWFVERTHLPGYRFWAVLAAVPLAIPPFITSYAWLSFSLSLQDFSGALLVVTTAYFPLVYLPVAAALRGMDPALEETARSLGLGPWRSFFRVVLPQLKPALLGGVLLVALSVLSEFGAFVLLRFRTFTTEIYAEYRASFDGAGAAVLACILMLLCLICLIAEFKVRGLARYDRLDRGARRSTIRYELGWKKWLVFSGFTGLTVATLGVPLGMIGYWLLQHSEAAVTPVEVSVEQLISTTCASLGFGLAGAVLTTLLALPLGFLLVRYPSRLTTLLERISYLGQGVPGIVIALAVISISIHVIQPLYQSSALLVLTYSILFLPLALVGVHAALVQIEPRLEDTARSLGLNGWQTAWRVILPLAGPGIGAAASMVFITIVTELTATLLLSPIGTHTLATQVWVDTSALAFAAAAPYAALLVGISLFSTWLLMSLFGKSAVLGGIQP; encoded by the coding sequence ATGGCTAACCTGGCCATTGCGGTCAAGCCCGAACGGCGTACGCCGTTCGGGCTTTTGTTCGTCTGTTGCTGTGTGGCGCTGCTGGTGTTGGTGCCGCTGGCGTTCACCTTGAAACAGGCAGCGAGCTTTGGCTACCAGGACGCGATTGAACTGGTGTTCCGTCCTCTGGTGGGCGAGCTGGCCCTCAATACCTTGTTCATCGTTGTCGCGGCGACGGTTGCCTCGGCGGTGATCGGCACGGCCGTGGCCTGGTTCGTCGAACGGACGCACCTGCCCGGCTACCGCTTCTGGGCAGTGCTGGCCGCTGTGCCGCTGGCGATTCCGCCGTTTATCACCAGCTATGCGTGGCTGTCTTTCAGCCTGTCGCTGCAGGATTTCAGCGGCGCGTTGCTGGTCGTGACCACCGCCTATTTTCCGCTGGTCTATCTTCCCGTTGCGGCCGCGCTCAGGGGCATGGACCCGGCGCTGGAGGAAACAGCCCGCTCCCTCGGACTTGGCCCGTGGCGCAGTTTTTTTCGTGTGGTGTTGCCGCAACTGAAACCGGCATTGCTCGGTGGCGTGTTGCTGGTCGCCCTCAGTGTGTTGTCCGAGTTCGGCGCATTCGTGTTGCTGCGCTTTCGCACCTTCACCACTGAAATCTACGCCGAGTACCGCGCCAGCTTCGACGGTGCCGGGGCGGCGGTGTTGGCATGCATTCTGATGCTGCTGTGCCTGATTTGCCTGATCGCGGAATTCAAGGTGCGCGGGCTGGCTCGTTATGACCGGCTAGACCGGGGCGCGCGCCGCTCCACTATTCGCTATGAGCTGGGCTGGAAGAAGTGGCTGGTCTTCAGCGGCTTCACCGGCCTGACCGTCGCGACACTGGGCGTGCCGCTGGGCATGATCGGTTACTGGCTGTTGCAGCACAGTGAGGCGGCGGTGACGCCGGTCGAAGTGTCAGTGGAACAACTGATCAGCACCACCTGCGCGTCGCTCGGGTTTGGTCTGGCCGGGGCCGTGCTGACCACGCTGCTCGCATTGCCGTTGGGCTTTTTGCTGGTGCGTTACCCCAGTCGGCTGACCACGTTGCTGGAGCGTATTTCTTATCTGGGGCAGGGCGTTCCCGGGATCGTGATCGCCCTGGCGGTGATTTCGATTTCGATCCATGTCATCCAGCCGCTTTATCAGAGTTCGGCGTTGCTGGTGCTCACCTATTCGATCCTGTTCCTGCCGCTCGCGCTGGTCGGCGTGCATGCGGCACTGGTGCAGATTGAGCCGCGTCTTGAAGACACCGCCCGCTCGCTGGGCCTGAACGGCTGGCAAACGGCATGGCGAGTGATTCTGCCGCTGGCCGGGCCGGGTATCGGTGCGGCGGCGTCGATGGTGTTTATCACCATTGTCACTGAGCTGACCGCGACCTTATTGCTGTCGCCCATCGGCACCCACACCCTGGCCACGCAAGTGTGGGTCGATACGTCGGCGCTGGCCTTTGCCGCCGCCGCACCGTACGCCGCTCTGCTGGTCGGCATTTCGCTTTTTTCCACCTGGCTGCTGATGTCGCTGTTCGGCAAATCGGCAGTGCTGGGTGGTATCCAACCATAG
- the nadA gene encoding quinolinate synthase NadA: MTQISERLLVQAHLDAKQPKPLTPEEEAHYRAAIAAELKAQDAVLVAHFYCDPIIQALAEETGGCVSDSLEMARFGNAHPAKTVVVAGVKFMGETAKILNPEKRVLMPTLEATCSLDLGCPVDEFSAFCDQHPERTVVVYANTSAAVKARADWVVTSSCALEIVESLMDNGETIIWGPDKHLGTYIQRKTGADMLLWDGACIVHEEFKSKQLEDMKALYPDAAILVHPESPTSVIELADAVGSTSQLIAAAQTLPNKTFIVATDRGIFYKMQQLCPDKVFIEAPTAGNGAACRSCAHCPWMAMNTLERTLKSLKEGTNEIFVDPALIPQAIRPLKRMLDFTQAARMKLAGNA; this comes from the coding sequence ATGACGCAGATTTCCGAACGCCTTCTGGTTCAAGCCCACCTCGACGCCAAGCAGCCCAAGCCGCTGACGCCCGAGGAAGAGGCCCACTACCGCGCCGCCATCGCCGCCGAGCTCAAGGCTCAGGACGCGGTGCTGGTTGCCCATTTCTATTGCGACCCGATCATCCAGGCCCTGGCCGAAGAAACCGGTGGCTGTGTTTCCGACTCCCTGGAGATGGCCCGTTTCGGCAACGCTCACCCGGCCAAGACAGTGGTGGTCGCCGGCGTCAAGTTCATGGGCGAAACCGCGAAGATCCTCAACCCTGAAAAACGCGTATTGATGCCGACGCTGGAAGCGACCTGCTCGCTGGACCTGGGTTGCCCGGTGGACGAGTTTTCGGCGTTCTGCGACCAGCACCCGGAACGCACCGTGGTGGTCTATGCCAATACCTCGGCGGCAGTCAAAGCCCGGGCGGACTGGGTGGTGACCTCCAGCTGCGCGCTGGAAATCGTCGAAAGCCTGATGGACAACGGCGAGACCATCATCTGGGGCCCGGACAAGCACCTGGGCACCTACATCCAGCGCAAGACCGGCGCCGACATGCTGCTGTGGGACGGTGCCTGCATCGTGCACGAGGAGTTCAAGTCCAAGCAGCTTGAAGACATGAAAGCGCTGTACCCTGACGCAGCCATTCTGGTGCACCCGGAGTCGCCTACTTCGGTGATCGAACTGGCGGATGCCGTCGGCTCCACCAGCCAACTGATCGCGGCGGCGCAAACCCTGCCGAACAAGACGTTTATTGTCGCCACCGACCGCGGCATCTTCTACAAGATGCAGCAGCTGTGCCCCGACAAGGTCTTCATCGAAGCGCCAACCGCCGGTAACGGCGCGGCCTGCCGCAGTTGCGCGCATTGCCCGTGGATGGCGATGAACACCCTGGAGCGCACGCTCAAGAGCCTGAAAGAGGGGACGAACGAGATCTTTGTTGATCCGGCGTTGATCCCCCAGGCGATCCGCCCGTTGAAGCGCATGCTGGATTTCACCCAGGCAGCGCGGATGAAATTGGCGGGGAATGCCTAA
- a CDS encoding ABC transporter ATP-binding protein produces MADLHIHGISKQFGSTAVLRGVDLSVSSGSLVAILGPSGSGKTTLLRLLCGFERADAGTIRINGQTVTGPGLFVPSEKRHIGYVPQEGALFPHLSVADNIVFGLPRHLRKTRHRVDELLELVGLPASFASRSPHALSGGQQQRVALARALAPAPALVLLDEPFSSLDATLRVETRQAVAQAISAAGATAVLVTHDQSEALSMGSQVAVLLEGRLVQVATPEQLYRTPVNPELARFVGDAVLLPGVAEGGFVSCALGRLQVMAGMPQGAVEVLLRPEQIRLVPVHDGVGIGAAKARGRVLTVDYYGHDACVRLSLAGEDGSSTVLTSRLPGHLCPRPGDEVMITVEAEVLVYRLTDC; encoded by the coding sequence ATGGCTGATCTACACATTCACGGCATCAGCAAACAGTTCGGCAGTACCGCCGTGTTACGCGGCGTCGACTTGTCGGTGTCCTCCGGCAGCCTGGTGGCCATTCTCGGGCCCTCGGGCAGCGGCAAGACCACGCTCTTGCGGCTGTTGTGCGGGTTCGAGCGTGCCGATGCGGGGACGATCCGGATCAACGGCCAGACGGTCACCGGCCCCGGCCTGTTTGTACCGTCCGAGAAACGCCACATCGGTTATGTGCCGCAAGAAGGCGCGCTGTTTCCGCACCTGTCGGTCGCCGACAACATCGTCTTCGGCCTGCCACGGCACTTGCGCAAGACCCGGCACCGCGTCGATGAATTGCTGGAGCTGGTCGGCTTGCCCGCCAGCTTTGCCAGCCGCTCGCCTCATGCCTTGTCGGGTGGACAGCAGCAACGGGTAGCGTTGGCGCGAGCGCTGGCACCAGCGCCAGCATTGGTACTGCTCGACGAGCCTTTTTCATCGCTGGATGCGACGTTGCGGGTGGAGACCCGGCAAGCCGTGGCGCAAGCGATATCGGCAGCGGGTGCGACGGCGGTGCTGGTTACCCATGATCAGTCCGAGGCGTTGTCGATGGGCAGCCAGGTGGCCGTGTTGCTGGAGGGGCGGCTGGTGCAGGTGGCGACGCCTGAACAGTTGTACCGGACGCCGGTGAACCCTGAGCTGGCGCGCTTTGTGGGCGATGCGGTGCTGTTGCCGGGTGTGGCCGAAGGCGGTTTCGTGAGCTGTGCCTTGGGGCGATTGCAGGTAATGGCCGGGATGCCGCAAGGGGCCGTCGAGGTGTTGCTGCGCCCGGAACAGATACGGCTGGTGCCGGTTCATGACGGCGTGGGCATCGGTGCGGCCAAGGCCCGAGGCCGGGTGCTGACGGTCGATTATTACGGTCACGATGCCTGCGTGCGGCTGAGCCTTGCCGGCGAAGACGGGTCATCGACCGTGCTGACTTCACGTTTGCCGGGGCATCTGTGTCCAAGGCCAGGTGATGAAGTCATGATCACCGTCGAAGCAGAAGTGCTGGTCTATCGGTTAACGGACTGCTAA
- a CDS encoding RDD family protein: protein MSKHLLTPQGDFPAATLGRRLAAMFYDFLLCTALLIVTSGLYKMIQMAIIGEEKMRSLTEAGALDGDPLLSTVLLFVLFGFFAKFWTWSGQTLGMQVWCIRVQNADGSAISLWQALLRFVVSIASWLCGGLGFFWSLFDKHKRSWHDMYSNTQLVRIPKKTK, encoded by the coding sequence ATGTCGAAACACCTGCTTACCCCTCAGGGCGACTTTCCCGCCGCGACCCTGGGTCGTCGTCTGGCAGCGATGTTCTATGACTTCCTGTTGTGCACCGCCCTGCTGATCGTCACCAGTGGCCTCTACAAGATGATTCAGATGGCGATCATCGGCGAAGAGAAGATGCGCAGCCTGACCGAAGCCGGTGCACTGGATGGTGATCCATTGCTGTCGACGGTGTTGCTGTTTGTGCTGTTCGGATTCTTCGCCAAGTTCTGGACCTGGTCAGGCCAGACGCTGGGCATGCAGGTGTGGTGCATCCGCGTGCAGAACGCCGACGGCTCGGCGATCAGCCTATGGCAGGCGCTGCTGCGGTTTGTAGTGTCGATTGCGTCGTGGCTGTGTGGCGGGCTGGGGTTCTTCTGGTCGCTGTTCGATAAACACAAACGCAGCTGGCATGACATGTATTCGAATACGCAGCTGGTGCGGATTCCGAAGAAGACCAAGTAA
- a CDS encoding iron ABC transporter substrate-binding protein, with the protein MSFNVFNGTFKLACVAAALLASGVSQAASLTLYSAQHEQTVNLLVKDFEKQSGISVKVRTGEGPELAAQLLAEGSASPADVYFTENSPELMLLEGKGMLEKVEPATLSTIPARFNSPSGEWVGVVARENVLAYNTKLIQPADLPASLLDLAGPAWKGKLAIAPSDGDFLPVVSAVLALKGDAATLEWLKGLRTNSQIFNDDEGVTAAVNRGGVAVGIINNYYWARLHAELGDKGTHSALYHFGNGDVGALVNVSGAAVLKTTHNRDASNKFLAYLTSEGAQQLMAQNKVTYEYPLRAGVAPDPLLTPFSQLSPPALDMKALGDDTQAVKLLRQAGLL; encoded by the coding sequence ATGTCTTTCAACGTTTTCAACGGCACGTTCAAACTCGCTTGCGTAGCCGCAGCACTGCTGGCGTCGGGCGTTTCCCAGGCGGCCTCGTTGACCCTGTACAGCGCCCAGCACGAGCAGACCGTCAATCTGCTGGTCAAGGACTTCGAGAAGCAGTCCGGCATTTCGGTGAAAGTCCGTACCGGCGAAGGTCCGGAACTGGCGGCGCAATTGCTGGCCGAAGGCAGCGCCTCGCCCGCCGATGTGTATTTCACCGAAAACTCCCCCGAGCTGATGTTGCTGGAAGGCAAAGGCATGCTGGAGAAAGTCGAGCCCGCCACCTTGTCCACCATCCCGGCACGCTTCAACTCGCCGAGCGGCGAATGGGTCGGTGTGGTCGCCCGTGAGAACGTGCTGGCGTACAACACCAAGCTGATCCAGCCTGCTGATTTGCCGGCATCGCTGCTGGATCTGGCCGGCCCTGCCTGGAAAGGCAAGCTGGCCATCGCGCCATCCGATGGCGATTTCCTGCCGGTGGTCAGCGCTGTGCTGGCGTTGAAGGGCGATGCCGCGACGCTGGAATGGCTCAAGGGCTTGCGCACCAACTCGCAGATTTTCAATGACGACGAAGGTGTCACCGCCGCCGTCAACCGTGGCGGTGTGGCGGTTGGCATCATCAACAACTACTACTGGGCTCGCCTGCATGCCGAGCTGGGTGATAAAGGCACGCACAGCGCGCTCTATCACTTTGGTAACGGTGATGTCGGCGCGCTGGTCAACGTGTCGGGCGCAGCCGTGCTGAAGACCACGCACAACAGGGACGCCTCGAACAAGTTCCTGGCTTACCTGACCAGCGAAGGCGCACAGCAGTTGATGGCGCAGAACAAGGTGACCTACGAGTATCCGTTGCGTGCCGGTGTGGCGCCTGATCCTTTGCTGACGCCGTTCAGTCAGCTGTCACCACCCGCCCTGGACATGAAAGCGCTGGGTGACGATACCCAGGCGGTCAAGTTGCTGCGTCAGGCCGGCCTGCTGTAA
- a CDS encoding carbohydrate porin translates to MRAMSFHRSKQYRTITRSNSFSARKTGLATAIACAFACAWISPTFAAQSAAADDVNPADLPEADLTIKAAPADQWTGFWTRQNMLGDIGGLRSVLAGYGVTLGLTETSEYLNNANGGLKRGGAYDGLTTMTLKLDTLKAFGLAGGSLNVSAVNVHGRNLSQNNLGSIQTASGIEADTGTRLWEAWYQQKFLDDALDIRAGQQSIDQEFMVSQYAGTFVNTMFGWPAVPSYDMPAGGPAYPLSALGVRLRAHLTDELTVLGGVYDGNPAGTNVGDPQRANAHGTNFNTHDGAMFIGELQYGVNQPSVGQLDTGGKNGLPGTYKLGAWYNNEKFADQRYDADGLSLADPASSGNPAEHKGDYSVYAVADQMVWRKADDSPQALGVFARVMGAPGDRNLIGFSANAGVSLTAPFAGRDTDTVNLGMGYARVSNYASGLDADAGNRQRHGETYVEATYQYQLTPWWQLQPDIQYTLNPGAGQNPNDPTQRLGNTFVWGLRTNITL, encoded by the coding sequence ATGCGGGCGATGTCTTTCCACCGATCAAAACAATACCGAACAATAACCCGGTCCAATTCATTTTCAGCCCGCAAGACAGGCCTCGCGACGGCCATCGCCTGTGCGTTCGCCTGCGCCTGGATCAGCCCGACGTTTGCAGCGCAATCCGCAGCGGCCGATGACGTCAACCCGGCTGATCTGCCTGAAGCGGATCTGACCATCAAGGCCGCGCCCGCCGATCAGTGGACCGGGTTCTGGACCCGTCAAAACATGCTCGGTGATATCGGCGGTTTGCGTTCCGTCCTGGCAGGCTACGGTGTGACCCTCGGTCTGACGGAAACCAGCGAATACCTGAACAACGCCAACGGTGGTTTGAAGCGCGGCGGGGCCTATGACGGCCTGACGACCATGACGCTGAAACTCGACACCCTGAAGGCCTTCGGCCTGGCGGGCGGCTCCCTCAACGTCAGCGCGGTGAATGTGCACGGCCGCAACCTGAGCCAGAACAACCTCGGCAGCATTCAAACCGCCAGCGGCATCGAAGCGGACACCGGCACCCGTCTGTGGGAGGCGTGGTACCAGCAGAAATTCCTCGATGACGCGCTGGATATCCGCGCCGGCCAGCAAAGTATCGACCAGGAGTTCATGGTCAGTCAGTACGCCGGTACCTTCGTCAACACCATGTTCGGCTGGCCGGCCGTGCCTTCCTACGACATGCCAGCCGGCGGCCCTGCCTACCCGCTGTCCGCATTGGGTGTGCGTCTGCGCGCTCACCTGACCGATGAACTGACCGTTCTCGGTGGCGTATACGACGGTAACCCGGCCGGTACGAACGTGGGCGATCCACAACGGGCGAACGCCCACGGCACCAACTTCAACACCCACGACGGTGCGATGTTCATCGGCGAGTTGCAGTACGGCGTCAATCAGCCTTCGGTCGGGCAACTGGATACCGGTGGCAAAAACGGTCTGCCGGGCACCTACAAGCTTGGCGCCTGGTACAACAATGAGAAGTTCGCCGATCAGCGTTACGACGCCGACGGGCTTTCGCTTGCCGATCCGGCCAGCAGCGGCAATCCGGCCGAGCACAAGGGTGACTACAGCGTCTACGCCGTGGCGGACCAGATGGTCTGGCGCAAGGCCGACGACAGCCCGCAAGCGCTGGGCGTGTTTGCCCGTGTCATGGGCGCACCGGGTGATCGCAACCTGATCGGTTTCAGTGCCAACGCCGGCGTCAGCCTGACGGCGCCTTTTGCCGGACGTGATACCGATACGGTCAACCTGGGCATGGGTTACGCCAGGGTCAGCAATTATGCCAGCGGGCTGGATGCCGATGCCGGCAACCGCCAGCGTCACGGCGAGACCTACGTCGAAGCGACCTACCAGTACCAGTTGACCCCATGGTGGCAACTGCAACCGGACATTCAATACACGCTCAATCCAGGCGCGGGGCAGAACCCGAACGACCCGACTCAGCGACTCGGCAACACCTTTGTCTGGGGCTTGCGCACCAACATCACGCTGTAG
- the efeB gene encoding iron uptake transporter deferrochelatase/peroxidase subunit has protein sequence MNKPVDTNSGLSRRGLLTAAGGLAIAAGAIGAGGMAAADRFTRGDQPASPASMVEPFYGVHQSGIVTPQQTHSIFATFDLDTSTRADVITLLKRWTDAANRMSRGETAQPLSQPKDSPAPDGGSAAGLAAARLTITFGFGPGLFTRDGVDRYGLAARRPEALVDLPKFNGDQLIAEKSDGDLSIQACADDPQVAFHALRELLNLATGIATIKWVQSGFTSPPPAGGTTRNLMGFKDGTNNPSTHDNDLMSKMLWVGDEGGWMKAGSYVVVRRIRIALEHWDKTELGFQEEVVGRDKAVGAPLGKTHETDPLDLDAEDQDGNPVIPATAHSRLSSAAENDGSQILRRAYSFNDGVGFYAERWPPWRQGMMLDAGLFFVAYQRDPRTGFIKINKKLASLDIMNQYTTHVGSGIFACPPGAAEGSFIGAALFEGLTG, from the coding sequence ATGAACAAGCCCGTCGACACTAACAGCGGTCTGTCCCGGCGCGGTCTGTTGACTGCCGCTGGTGGCCTGGCCATTGCTGCCGGGGCCATCGGCGCCGGCGGCATGGCGGCTGCCGATCGCTTCACCCGGGGTGATCAGCCGGCCAGTCCGGCGTCCATGGTTGAACCGTTTTATGGCGTGCATCAAAGCGGCATTGTCACGCCGCAGCAGACGCATTCGATCTTCGCCACGTTCGATCTCGACACCAGCACACGGGCCGATGTCATCACGCTGCTGAAGCGCTGGACCGACGCCGCCAATCGCATGAGCCGTGGCGAAACCGCGCAGCCGTTGAGCCAGCCCAAGGACTCTCCAGCGCCGGATGGCGGCTCGGCAGCGGGGCTTGCAGCGGCTCGCCTGACCATCACGTTCGGCTTCGGGCCGGGGTTGTTCACCCGTGATGGCGTGGATCGCTACGGCTTGGCGGCACGCCGGCCGGAAGCGCTGGTCGACTTGCCGAAATTCAATGGCGACCAGCTGATTGCGGAAAAATCTGACGGTGACCTGAGCATTCAGGCCTGTGCCGATGATCCGCAAGTGGCGTTTCACGCCTTGCGCGAACTGCTCAATCTGGCGACCGGCATCGCCACGATCAAGTGGGTGCAATCGGGCTTTACCAGTCCACCGCCTGCGGGCGGCACCACGCGCAATTTGATGGGATTCAAGGACGGCACCAACAATCCGTCGACCCACGACAACGACCTGATGAGCAAGATGCTCTGGGTCGGTGACGAAGGCGGCTGGATGAAGGCCGGCTCCTATGTGGTGGTACGGCGCATCCGTATCGCGCTGGAGCACTGGGACAAGACCGAGCTGGGCTTTCAGGAGGAAGTCGTCGGTCGAGACAAGGCCGTTGGCGCGCCGCTGGGCAAGACCCATGAAACCGATCCGCTGGACCTGGACGCCGAGGACCAGGACGGCAACCCGGTGATCCCGGCAACCGCGCATTCGCGCTTGTCATCCGCCGCTGAAAACGACGGTTCGCAAATCCTGCGTCGCGCTTATTCCTTCAACGACGGTGTCGGTTTTTATGCCGAACGCTGGCCGCCATGGCGCCAGGGAATGATGCTGGATGCCGGGTTGTTTTTCGTCGCCTATCAGCGGGATCCACGCACCGGCTTTATCAAGATCAACAAGAAACTGGCCTCCCTCGACATCATGAACCAGTACACCACCCACGTCGGCAGCGGCATTTTTGCCTGCCCGCCGGGGGCTGCCGAGGGCTCGTTCATTGGCGCGGCGCTGTTCGAAGGGCTGACCGGGTAA